GTGGAGATGTGGCTCGTTTGAAAAAAATCGGTTTTTCAGGATATCTTAATAAACCAGTTAAACATTCCCATTTGCGCGATTGCTTACGAACTGTTCTTGGGCTTGCTACAGAGGCTTCGAGCGACAAAAATAAGCAGATAGTAACAAGACATACCTTAAAAGAAGATAAGAAAAAAAATATTCGTATTCTTGTAGCAGAAGATAACAAAGTAAACCAAAAGCTTGCTTTAAGGTTATTAGAAAAATATGGTTATCAAGCTGATGCGGTTGATAATGGTATCCTGGCTATAAAAGCAATGGAAGAATCTTTATATGATTTAGTATTAATGGATGTGCAAATGCCTGATATGGATGGCTTTGAAGCGACAAAAATAATAAGAGATGTAAATTCTAAAGTTTTAAATCATGATGTCCCTATTATAGCGTTGACTGCCCATGCTATGAAAGGGGATAGAGAAAAATGCATGGAGGCTGGAATGGATGATTATGTATCTAAGCCTGTAAAACCCGAAAATCTTTCATTAGCGATAGAAAAACAATTAACAAATAAGCAAGTTAAAAGTAATTAATAAAAAAATTTATAAAAAGGTAAATATGAGATTAAGGGTTATAATTGAACAAGATGAAGATGGGATATTTATCGCTGAAGTTCCGTCTTTACCTGGATGTATCTCTCAAGGAGTCACAAGGACAGAATCTTTAAAAAATATTAAAGAAGCGATAGAAGCTTATTTAGAAAGTCTAAAAAAACATCGAGAGCCAATCCCTCCATCAATATATGAAGAAATAGTCGAGGTAGCGGTGTGAGCATTATTCCTCTAATTTCAGGTAGAAAAATAGTTATAGCATTGGAAAAAATTGGCTATGACAAGGATCACCAGAAGGGAAGTCATATAGTGCTCAGGCAAGCCATTTATCCTTACAGAAGGCTAATTGTGCCGGATCATAAAGAAGTAGCGAAATGAACTTTACGTGCAATTATTAAACAAGCAGGATTAACTGTTCAAGAATTTATTGAACTTTTATGAAATATTTGATTTAGAATTCTAATAAGGAAAAGTTTATGTTAATTTATAATTACCCATCAAAAGAGCTTGATGAAAAGCTTCAAATAATTTCAAATAGATGTATAAATATAAACAGCGATGATTTTGCCAAAGTAAATCAAATAATTGAAGAAGTTAAAAAGCATGGAGACAAAGCTTTGATCGAGTTCGTCAAAAAATTTGATTCGCCTGAGCTTACTATAGAATCCCTAAAAGTTTCTGATGAAGAAATCAATATCGCAAAAAAAGAAGTCGATGAAGATTTAAAAAAATCAATAGCTATTGCTGCGTCGAATATAGAAACTTTTCATAAACGTCAATTAGAAAAATCATGGTTCACCATGGACAGAGATGGAACATTTCTCGGTCAAATTGTAAATTCTGTAAATTCAGCCGGAGTATATGTGCCTGGAGGTAAAGGCGGAACAACACCCCTTGTCTCTTCAGTTCTTATGGGAGCAATCCCAGCCAAGATTGCTGGAGTTGAAAATATAATAATGGCAACTCCCTCACGAAAAGATGGAACAATAAACCCGAACCTTTTATTTGCAGCACAAACTGCTGGAATTAAAAATATTTTTAAAGTTGGAAGTGCATGGGCTATAGCTGCAATGGCTTTTGGCACTAATACTATTCCTAAAGTTGATATTATAGTTGGCCCTGGAAATATATATGTAACAATCGCAAAAAAAATCGTTTCTGGTATAGTCGGCATTGATATGATAGCTGGGCCAAGCGAAATTTTAGTTATTGCTGATAAAACAGCTCATCCTGATTTTATAGCGGCAGACCTTATTTCCCAAGCTGAACACGATGAAATGGCATCATCAATTCTAATTACTACTTCAAAAGCTATAGCCAAACAAACATTAGAATCCCTTGAAAAACAGATAAACACATTAGCTCGAAAAGAAATCGCCGCAAAATCCCTCAAAACTTATGGAGCGATAATTCTTGTTCAAAATATAGATGAAGCATTTTCAATCTCTAATAAAATTGCCCCAGAACATTTAGAACTACAAATAAGCTCTCCTTACGAAAGCTTAGGAAAAATTAAAAATGCAGGAGCTGTTTTTATTGGAAATTTTACACCAGAACCTATTGGAGATTATATTGCAGGTCCAAACCACGTACTTCCAACCGCTTCAACAGCTCGTTTTTCATCGGCTTTGTCGGTAAAACATTTTATAAAAAGAACGAGTGTTGTAGGTTATTCTGAAAAAGCTTTTAAAAAAGAAGCAAATGACGTAATAAGACTTGCTGAAATAGAGAGCCTTCATGGTCATGCATACTCTGTAAAAGTTAGAATGCAAAATTAAAAAATAAACTTGCGCTCGTGGCCCAGGGGATAGGGCGTCAGCCTCCGGAGCTGAAAGCCGCTGGTTCAAATCCAGCCGGGCGCACCAAATAATCGAAAATAAGATATCTATATTATTTCTGCAAATGTAGGAATCCAGAATTAAAAAGTGTAGCCTAAAATTAAAAGATTCCAAAAATTTTATTATCAGAGGCTTTAATTTTAATGAATAACTGATATATTATTCAGCTTATTAAGGCTAAAAATAAAGGTTAACTCGTTTTTTATTATAAAAAAATAGAAATGATACGTCATTTTTTTTATTGGAGTTTAAAGTGGATTTAAAAATAATTCCTTTAGGGGGTTTAGGGGAAATTGGCTTAAACATGATGGTTATTGAATATGATGAATATATATTCATAATAGATGCTGGCATAATGTTTCCTGAAGACTATATGCTTGGAGTTGATATAGTTATTCCCCTTATGGACTACATTAAGCAAAAAAAAAATAATATTTTAGGCCTTGTTTTAACCCATGCCCATGAAGACCATATTGGAGCTGTTCCTTATTTATTAAAAATTGTTAATGTCCCTATTTACGCTACTTCTTTTACTCTTGGAATGCTTAAAGCTAAATTAGAAGAATGCACCCT
The sequence above is a segment of the Desulfobacterales bacterium genome. Coding sequences within it:
- the hisD gene encoding histidinol dehydrogenase, which translates into the protein MLIYNYPSKELDEKLQIISNRCININSDDFAKVNQIIEEVKKHGDKALIEFVKKFDSPELTIESLKVSDEEINIAKKEVDEDLKKSIAIAASNIETFHKRQLEKSWFTMDRDGTFLGQIVNSVNSAGVYVPGGKGGTTPLVSSVLMGAIPAKIAGVENIIMATPSRKDGTINPNLLFAAQTAGIKNIFKVGSAWAIAAMAFGTNTIPKVDIIVGPGNIYVTIAKKIVSGIVGIDMIAGPSEILVIADKTAHPDFIAADLISQAEHDEMASSILITTSKAIAKQTLESLEKQINTLARKEIAAKSLKTYGAIILVQNIDEAFSISNKIAPEHLELQISSPYESLGKIKNAGAVFIGNFTPEPIGDYIAGPNHVLPTASTARFSSALSVKHFIKRTSVVGYSEKAFKKEANDVIRLAEIESLHGHAYSVKVRMQN
- a CDS encoding type II toxin-antitoxin system HicB family antitoxin — its product is MRLRVIIEQDEDGIFIAEVPSLPGCISQGVTRTESLKNIKEAIEAYLESLKKHREPIPPSIYEEIVEVAV